From Brassica oleracea var. oleracea cultivar TO1000 chromosome C3, BOL, whole genome shotgun sequence, a single genomic window includes:
- the LOC106334288 gene encoding uncharacterized protein LOC106334288: METKSSKSSVLLYVLVLALVLSPILPCQAASVHLGGGSPGGRKLMAPSPPVRMCPQCVCCAPAPPGYCCPCRCPGGP, translated from the exons ATGGAAACCAAGTCATCGAAATCCAGCGTCCTCCTATATGTTCTTGTTCTTGCGCTGGTCCTGTCTCCAATACTCCCATGTCAAGCAGCTAGTGTGCATCTAGGAG GTGGAAGCCCTGGAGGGCGTAAGCTGATGGCACCGTCACCACCAGTTCGCATGTGTCCACAGTGTGTGTGTTGTGCACCGGCGCCCCCTGGATATTGCTGCCCATGTCGCTGTCCTGGTGGTCCCTAA